From Medicago truncatula cultivar Jemalong A17 chromosome 7, MtrunA17r5.0-ANR, whole genome shotgun sequence, a single genomic window includes:
- the LOC11443104 gene encoding pentatricopeptide repeat-containing protein At5g15010, mitochondrial: MIRIRSNLSVFSIALLRIRHNAITVNHCDIVHKPLMNASFNAFNSSNYYTFFAPPKFSFSVRFFSAESSSDDDYNEDDGDDDHDKNSSQLHLRDDGFVKDVKTILDIIHKPGSGPYEIKQKLEDCNVKASSELVVEVLSRVRNDWEAAFTFFLWAGKQPGYDHSVREYHSMISVLGKMRRFDTAWALVEEMRRGKTGESIVTPQTLLIMIRKYCAVHDVGRAINTFYAFKRFNFQVGLYEFQGLLSALCRYKNVQDAEHLLFCNKNVFPLDTKSFNIILNGWCNLIVSARNAERIWEEMSKRRIQHDVVSYASIISCYSKSSKLYRVLQLFEQMKKRNITPDRKVYNAVIFSLAKNRMVKEAVNLIIKMEDNNVTPDAITYNSLIKPLCKARKIDEAKEIFNVMLERGISPSIRTFHAFFRILRVKEEVFELLDKMKELGCNPTIETYIMLIRKFCRWRQLDEVKRIWNAMREDGIGHDRSSYIVLIHGLFLNCKVEEAYKYYIEMQEKGFLPEPKTESMLQAWLSGRQVTDSQATDLEHNQLEHGGLKKSVKPIQSKFDREKDFLREPETRSVSREGGFSFWEK; encoded by the coding sequence atgatcagaatcagatctAACTTATCTGTTTTTTCTATTGCTCTATTACGCATAAGGCATAACGCAATCACTGTTAATCACTGTGATATAGTTCACAAGCCTCTTATGAATGCTTCTTTCAATGCttttaattcttcaaattattacaCTTTTTTCGCTCCACCGAAATTTAGTTTTTCAGTTAGGTTCTTTTCTGCTGAATCCTCAAGTGACGATGACTATAATGAAGATGACGGTGATGATGATCATGATAAGAATAGTAGTCAGTTACATTTAAGGGATGATGGTTTTGTCAAAGATGTTAAGACCATTTTGGATATAATTCACAAACCGGGTTCTGGGCCCTATGAAATTAAGCAGAAGCTTGAGGATTGTAATGTTAAAGCATCATCGGAGTTGGTTGTGGAGGTTCTTTCGAGGGTTCGCAATGACTGGGAAGCAGCTTTCACTTTTTTCTTGTGGGCTGGAAAGCAACCGGGGTATGATCATTCGGTTCGCGAATATCATTCAATGATATCTGTTCTTGGTAAAATGAGGAGGTTTGATACTGCTTGGGCCTTAGTTGAAGAAATGAGAAGAGGAAAAACTGGTGAATCTATTGTTACCCCACAAACTCTTTTGATTATGATAAGGAAATACTGCGCTGTTCATGATGTTGGTAGGGCTATAAACACTTTCTACGCTTTTAAGCGGTTTAATTTTCAAGTTGGATTGTACGAGTTTCAAGGCCTTCTTTCTGCGCTTTGTCGGTACAAGAATGTGCAGGATGCTGAGCATTTACTGTTCTGTAATAAGAATGTTTTCCCACTTGACACCAAAAGCTTTAACATCATTCTTAATGGATGGTGCAATTTGATTGTTAGCGCGCGTAATGCAGAGAGGATCTGGGAGGAGATGAGTAAGAGACGAATCCAACACGATGTTGTCTCGTATGCAAGTATCATATCTTGCTATTCAAAGTCTTCTAAACTTTATAGGGTGCTCCAGCTGTTTgaacaaatgaagaaaaggaaTATCACTCCTGATAGGAAGGTTTATAATGCAGTCATTTTTTCTCTTGCGAAGAATAGGATGGTGAAAGAAGCTGTAaatcttattataaaaatggaAGATAACAATGTTACTCCGGATGCTATTACTTACAACTCCCTGATCAAACCTCTCTGCAAAGCCCGCAAAATTGATGAAGCAAAAGAAATTTTCAATGTGATGTTGGAGCGAGGCATATCCCCGTCCATTCGGACTTTTCATGCTTTCTTCCGAATATTAAGAGTCAAGGAAGAAGTATTTGAGCTTTTGGACAAAATGAAAGAGCTAGGGTGCAACCCAACTATCGAGACATATATAATGTTGATAAGAAAGTTTTGCCGGTGGCGCCAGCTTGATGAAGTCAAAAGGATATGGAATGCAATGAGGGAAGATGGAATTGGCCATGATCGTAGCTCGTATATTGTACTGATTCATGGTCTGTTTCTGAATTGTAAGGTGGAGGAAGCATACAAATATTATATAGAGATGCAAGAGAAAGGTTTTCTCCCTGAACCAAAGACAGAAAGTATGCTTCAGGCATGGCTTTCTGGGAGACAAGTAACAGACAGCCAGGCAACAGATCTAGAACACAATCAATTGGAACATGGTGGTCTTAAAAAGAGTGTCAAACCTATACAAAGTAAATTTGATAGGGAAAAGGATTTTCTTCGCGAACCCGAGACCAGAAGTGTATCAAGAGAAGGAGGCTTTTCTTTCTGGGAGAAGTAA
- the LOC11441027 gene encoding nucleoside-triphosphatase → MEFLITLITTVLLLLMPAITSSQYLGNNLLTNRKIFQKQETISSYAVVFDAGSTGSRIHVYHFDQNLDLLHIGKDVEFFNKITPGLSSYANDPEQAAKSLIPLLQQAENVVPIDLHHKTPIRLGATAGLRLLNGDASEKILQAVRDMFSNRSTFNVQPDAVSIIDGTQEGSYLWVTVNYALGNLGKKYTKTVGVMDLGGGSVQMAYAVSKKTAKNAPKVADGVDPYIKKLVLKGKPYDLYVHSYLHFGREASRAEIMKVTRSSPNPCLLAGFDGTYTYAGEEFKAKAPASGANFNGCKKIIRKALKLNYPCPYQNCTFGGIWNGGGGNGQKHLFASSSFFYLPEDVGMVDPKTPNFKIRPVDLVSEAKKACALNFEDAKSTYPFLAKKNIASYVCMDLIYQYVLLVDGFGLDPLQEITSGKEIEYQDAVLEAAWPLGNAVEAISSLPKFERMMYFV, encoded by the exons atggAGTTCCTAATTACACTAATCACCACTGTTCTACTCTTGTTAATGCCTGCAATCACTTCCTCACAATATTTAGGAAACAACCTACTCACTAATCGAAAGATTTTCCAAAAACAAGAAACAATTTCCTCTTATGCTGTCGTGTTTGATGCTGGTAGCACTGGTAGCCGTATTCATGTTTACCATTTTGATCAGAACTTAGATCTTCTTCATATTGGCAAAGATGTTGAGTTTTTTAATAAG ATAACACCTGGTTTGAGTTCATATGCAAATGATCCGGAACAAGCTGCAAAATCTTTGATTCCACTTCTACAACAAGCAGAAAATGTGGTCCCTATTGATCTACATCACAAGACACCGATCAGACTTGGG GCAACCGCAGGTTTAAGGCTTTTGAATGGGGATGCTTCTGAAAAGATATTGCAAGCG GTAAGGGATATGTTCAGCAATAGAAGTACCTTCAATGTTCAACCTGATGCAGTTTCTATTATTGATGGAACCCAAGAAGGTTCTTATCTCTGG gTGACAGTTAACTATGCATTGGGGAATTTAGGGAAAAAGTACACAAAAACAGTGGGAGTAATGGATCTTGGAGGTGGATCAGTTCAAATGGCATATGCAGTGTCAAAGAAAACAGCTAAAAATGCTCCAAAAGTTGCTGATGGAGTTGATCCATACATTAAGAAGCTTGTACTCAAGGGAAAACCATATGATCTCTATGTTCACAG TTACTTACACTTTGGTAGAGAAGCATCTCGAGCTGAGATTATGAAGGTCACTCGTAGTTCTCCTAACCCTTGCCTTTTAGCTGGATTTGATG GGACCTACACATATGCTGGAGAGGAGTTTAAGGCCAAAGCCCCTGCTTCTGGGGCTAATTTTAATGGATGCAAAAAGATAATTCGTAAGGCACTTAAATTGAACTATCCATGTCCCTATcaaaattgcacttttggtGGAATTTGGAATGGCGGAGGGGGAAATGGACAGAAACACCTTTTTGcttcttcatctttcttttacCTACCTGAAGAT gtTGGTATGGTTGATCCAAAGACACCTAATTTCAAAATTCGTCCTGTGGATCTCGTGAGTGAAGCTAAGAAAGCTTGTGCATTAAACTTTGAGGATGCCAAATCCACTTATCCATTTCTTGCTAAGAAAAATATAGCTTCATATGTATGCATGGATCTTATATATCAGTATGTGTTGCTCGTTGATGGATTTG GCTTAGATCCATTGCAAGAAATTACATCGGGGAAGGAAATTGAATATCAAGATGCTGTTTTGGAAGCTGCATGGCCTCTAGGCAATGCTGTAGAAGCCATATCATCGTTACCTAAATTTGAACGAATGATGTATTTTGTTTAA